The following coding sequences lie in one Drosophila sulfurigaster albostrigata strain 15112-1811.04 chromosome 2R, ASM2355843v2, whole genome shotgun sequence genomic window:
- the LOC133838367 gene encoding protein new-glue 2-like, protein MRVLTLILGCAILTICLVKRADGVACTSTDPDTPTGCTDCSLTANASAADCTTTTTTTTTTTTESSASGSDPTSTSTTESSSATTTTTASSSSTSSGSSSSSSSDAATIARLRRRIARLRRLQRLRAARQRELRRKRAAAAKEEGSQESSCFQEKQEQEEEWLGKL, encoded by the coding sequence ATGAGAGTTCTAACTTTGATTCTGGGCTGTGCCATCCTGACCATCTGCCTGGTGAAGAGGGCCGACGGTGTGGCGTGCACCTCGACGGATCCCGACACTCCGACTGGTTGCACAGATTGCTCCTTGACGGCAAATGCCTCGGCTGCTGACTGCACAACCACGACGACCacaaccacgacaacaacaactgaatcCAGCGCCTCAGGCTCCGAtcccacatccacatccactaCCGAATCTTCTAgcgccaccaccaccacaacTGCTAGCTCTAGCTCCACCAGCTCCGGTTCTAGCTCTAGCTCTAGCTCGGATGCCGCAACTATTGCTAGGTTGAGGAGGAGGATAGCTCGTCTGAGGCGCCTGCAGCGTCTGAGGGCCGCCAGACAAAGGGAACTCCGTCGTAAGCGTGCGGCTGCTGCAAAGGAGGAGGGCAGCCAGGAGAGCAGCTGCTTCCAGGAGAAACAGGAACAGGAGGAGGAGTGGTTAGGGAAATTGTAA